GGCCAGCTGCTCACGCTCGCCATCCGCGCGCGCCGGCCGGGGCTGCGCGACCAGCCGGTGCGCTGGATCCTCGCCGACATCGCCCCGCGCATCCTCCCCGAGCTGGACGAACGCCTCTCCCGGATCGCGCACCGGACGCTGTCCGAGCGGGGCATGGAGATCCGCACCGGCACGAGCGTGGCCGAGGCGACGGCGGAGGGGGTCAAGCTCTCCGACGGGGAGTTCGTGGCCACCAAATCCCTGATCTGGTGCGTCGGCGTGCGCCCCGACCCGATGGTGGAGTCCCTGGGCCTGCCGACCGTGAAGGGACGCCTGCTCGTCGACGAGTACCTGAGGGTGCCCGGCCACCCGGAGATCTTCTCCTGCGGCGACGCGGCCGCGGTTCCCGACCTCACCCGGCCGGGCGAGTACACGGCGATGACCGCCCAGCACGCCGGCCGCCAGGGCAGGCGGGCCGCACGCAACATCGCCGCCTCCTACGGTCACGGGGAGCTCCGGCCGTACAAGCACCACGACCTGGGGTTCGTCGTCGACCTGGGCGGGACCGGCGCCGCCGCGGACCCGCTGGGCGTGCCGCTGTCGGGCATGGTGGCCAAGGCGATCACCCGGGGCTACCACCTGTTCGCCATCCCACGCAACCGGGTGCGCATCGCGGGAAGCTGGTTGCTGGACCTCCTGGTGCCCCGCCAGACCGTCCAGCTGGACGTGGTCCGCGGCCCGGCGGTCCCGCTCAGTTCCGCCACCCCCGAGCACCCCCACGGCTCGGGCGGGGAGGACCCGCCGAAAACGAACACCTCGCGGAAAACGGGTGCTTCGCGAAAGACGGGCGCCTCGTCGCAGCCGGGCGATTCGTAAAGGACGGCGAGATTTTCGGCTCTCCCGGCGATGCTCGCGGGGAGCCGGGCAAGGGGCGGAGTGTGGCGAGGATCGGTACGCGCCACCCGTGAAGATCCACCGCGGCAGCGGTTCCCCCCGGGCGTACGGGGAAGGCTCACCGGGGTGGATGACGTGTGGGATCTGGTGGTCGTCGGCGGCGGGCCCGCGGGAGCGGCCGCGGCCCTGCGCGCGAGACAGCTCAGGCCCGAGGCACGGGTCCTCCTGCTCGACAGGGCCGACTTCCCCCGCGACAAGGCCTGCGGCGACGGCATCGCCGCCCACGGGCGCGACGAGCTCACCCTGCTGGGCGTTCCCGACCTCATCGCCGACTACCGGCCGACGCGGCGCCTGGCGGTGGTCTCCCCCGGTGGCGCGCGCGTCTCCGCCACCTCCGCCAGGCCCAACCACGTCGTCCCCCGCAAGGTCTTCGACGCCCGCCTCGTCGACGCCGCCCGCGCCCGCGGCGTCGAGGTCCGCCGCCACCAGGTCCGCGCGCTCACCGTCCTCGACGACCACGTGGTTCTCGACGGCACCGTCACCGCCCGCGCCGTGGTCGCCGCGGACGGGGCCAACTCGACCGTACGGCGCCTCA
This region of Streptosporangium sp. NBC_01495 genomic DNA includes:
- a CDS encoding NAD(P)/FAD-dependent oxidoreductase, coding for MVQRQRVVVIGGGFAGFTVVRTLSRIAKGAIEIVLINPTDYFLYLPLLPEVAAGILDPRKVAVPLAGDHPGVRHLLATADTVDIEARRVKCTDAEGNHRELGYDRLVIAVGSVNKLLPVPGVAEYAHGFRSIAEALYLRDHLIRQVELADASDDPEERRARCTFVVVGAGYTGTEVAAQGQLLTLAIRARRPGLRDQPVRWILADIAPRILPELDERLSRIAHRTLSERGMEIRTGTSVAEATAEGVKLSDGEFVATKSLIWCVGVRPDPMVESLGLPTVKGRLLVDEYLRVPGHPEIFSCGDAAAVPDLTRPGEYTAMTAQHAGRQGRRAARNIAASYGHGELRPYKHHDLGFVVDLGGTGAAADPLGVPLSGMVAKAITRGYHLFAIPRNRVRIAGSWLLDLLVPRQTVQLDVVRGPAVPLSSATPEHPHGSGGEDPPKTNTSRKTGASRKTGASSQPGDS